Genomic DNA from Triticum dicoccoides isolate Atlit2015 ecotype Zavitan chromosome 4B, WEW_v2.0, whole genome shotgun sequence:
TCTTAGGGGTGCGGGTGCAGGGTGCCGCCCGAGTTGTTCACCGGTGGTGCGGCTTAGAGGGGCGGTTGGGGTGGCGGCCATCAAGACAGTGggggaggtcgaggggagggcaagGTGGCAATAGTTGGCGATACTTGCAATCACGTGTAGTTGAAAACATGAAGTTGTGGTACTTGGCGACACTTGCGGTTGCGTGTCTAGTGGCAGATATGCAACTGCCCACATTTAAAATATTTTTCTGATGGAGAGCCCACTCTTGCGGTCATTTTTTGCGGGATATGACATTTGCAGTCGCCgtgtaattttttttttgaaagataAGCCATGTCTTAGGCACAAAAGGCTCGTGTAAATTGCCTGAAGATGGCACATGTATGCATTGCAAAAACGAAAAAAGACCAATGCATGAAAAAGATGGAAACTAGAAATACAAATAAAAGTAGAACCTACAAAAATGATAAACTAATTATATTGAATAACTTTTTAAAAAAGAGTTTCACACGGATGATGAACATCCAACTGCGCATAACCAACGAATGTGCAACTATAGTTATGTGCAAGAGAATTACATTAATATTCGTGTAATATTAAAAGTTTTATATTCTTATAACATGTAATCTTGGAAGAAAAAATATTTACAAAAAATTAATTTTAAAATTATTCATGTATTTAAAAGGTCCGTCAAAAAGAAGAAATGggaaagaaaataataaaaacaaaaacatAGCAACACGTGAAAAGAAATGGAGGAAACCTTTTTGTCTCCCCTAAAACACAATAACatagaaaataaaaaattaaaGGCTAAGTTCACAACTAGCATTCGCCGCTGCATCATAAAAAATGAAaaattgaaatgaaaaaaagaactaCAAGTCACAGGAGGCCCCATACTGAAAAAGGCCCCTGGCCCGCTAACAAAAAAGAGTCCGAACaaccaaaagaagaaaaaaagaagaaacggGCTGGACGTGCCTTAAGAGGCCAAAATGAGACAAGCCCACTATCAACGCGAATCTTGAAGAAGCAATAACGATCACACGGTTGACGTGTGGAGACCTCGCAAAGTCTTAGCCAACTGAGATTTAGTAGGGCCATTGAAAGAATTATTCGTATAGTAAGTTTCCTAATTACGTCGTATGAGGAGAAATAGAAGATGGATGGAGGAGAGACCCATTGACATGTGGTGGAGGGAGATGCGACCATTGAgatgtgggccccacatgtcagatgTATGTGGTGCATCCGTTGCAACACCTTccctaataattcaaacaatgttaGTCGGACAGTAACACCCTATCAGAAAAgtgtcaaaaacgtttttatattttgAGATGGATGGAGTAGTTATTGAGCGTATGTCGGAGATGCTCTAAGACCCATGGTAATCCATCCCAATGGAATATTATCTATGTGAGGACTGACGGGATCAAACAATTTGGTGTTTGATGTCACAAATCTTTCAGAACAAGACCAGATTAGATGCCAACTCCCCAACTAGTGTTGTTATTAATCTCAAGATGATAAGACGAGAAGAAAAAGGGTATGAGACTTTACATCAgaatagtactcccttcgttcacaAATACAAAATATTTTGGATATTTCAATTTAAACTACATACAGATTGAAATGAATGGACAAACACATTAAAATGTGCCCTCGTAAAAAAAtattaaaatatgtttatatacatttgATCTagaaaaaaagttagaacatcttatatttgtgaacgggagTACTATTTTAAACTTAGTTCATGTCTCCATATCCATAAAAAAGTGCACGTCTGCAAGTCCAAACAAATGGGGTGAATGCCATGTGTAGATGCCATGAATCCAACCCACTGAGAACAATTTTCTTCGCGAACTGTGGTATCCCCACcctaccagggttcaagtcctggtgctcgcatttatttctggatttatttcaggattttcggcgatgcgcatttcgtgggaggagacgtttccatcGATGACGAGGTGGCTAcaatgacttcgtaaatttcaagatgatatgccggctcaatctttcggaggtgctcatagtgaTAGGGTGTGCatatgtgcgttcataggggtgtacCGTGTTAAAAACACAATTTTCTTCTCCGATAACAAGTTCACCCTCGGAAGTCGGAACTCGCCGAGAACATGACAAGTTCATTTTCCACACAATATGCTAGGCACGTCACCACATGAGTTTCTTATATCTAAGCAGTAGTTATTCTAGGCACCACAAGTTCGCAACACAAATCATCCATAACTGAACCAGAGATACGAAGCTAGATCGTACTTGTAACTCTAACAATGATCGATGCTCCGGCGCGGGCGGCGACGGCCCCAACGCAGAGGCGACACCACCAGCCTGACACGCCGGCAGCCCAGCCCGGCCGGCCGCTAGTAGGGGCTCTCGCCCTTCACGTTGCCGTGCGGGTTGTAGAGGCAGAGCGTGAGCGTGGCGCCGGAGGCGCAGCTGGCCTGCGCGCAGCCGACCTCCGCGGTGCGGCGCCACACCACCTGCGTGTAGGTGCCGCACTGCTGGCCGGCGGCGCAGGTGTTGTTGGCGTGGGTGTAGTACTTCCCCTGCGCCACCCAGGAGGCCACCACCTCGGCCGGGCGCGCGCGGTAGCTCGCCCACCCCTGGTTCGCGCCGTAGGGGCTGGCGCCCATGTCCGCGAACGCGCAGTTCTTCTGCTTCTGCTGCTGGGACGAggtccacgccgccgccgccgtcaggtcggcgcTCCACCGCAGCGCGGCCACGCCGACCGCCGCGCGCGCCTTGTTGTGCGGCGCCAGGAACTCGTCCGCCGTCGCCGTAGcgtttgccgccgccgccgcctgcgccttgCCGACCGCCAGCGCGCGGCCGCCGTAGGCCGGCGCGGCGCACAGCGCGAGGAGGACGAGAAGGCACGCCGTGGCCGCCGCGTGGTGGCGGCTCTGGGGAGCCATGAGATCTGGGGTGGGTGAGGCCAGTAATGGCGAGCAGTGGGCAGTGAAGTGAGAGCACTGGGCGTGAGCGAGTGAGTGGACAGTGGAGTGTGCGCGCGAGGGATTGTCAGCTAGCGAGTTAAGAAGCTCAGCGGGAACCGGCAGCAGCGAGCGATGGCTACGCGGCAGTCGCTGGTTCGCTGGTGCCGCGGCGATGGCTCACTTGTACTCCTACATTGGAGTGGccaaattcactgttttgacctttttCCTTAACTTAAGCATGATTTGACCCTATGTGCAAAAGTTTTTCGGATCTGACCTTTTTTCTATCGTCATTGTCTATGACGGTAGGCTAACACGGCCTACCGCCAAGGTCTTTGGCGGTAGGACTTAATTACACCGTCACGTCTGTTCGATGTGAAAAAGGACCCTACTGCCATGGTCTTTGGCGGTAGGGGCATCTATGTAATTATAATAAAGGCACGCATGCAATAAAAAATTCATTTTTTGCAAAAAGGACCCTACCGCCATAGACTATGGCGGTAGGGTTACACGTCCTACCGCCATCGACTGCGGCGGTAGGGTTCTTTCTGCAAAAAATGAAAGCGATGGTGCAGGTAAGTCTTACTGTCAAAGACCTTGGCGGTAGGGTGTGTTATCGTCATAGATAATGGCGATAGAAAAAAGGTCAGATCCGAAAAAGGAGTTGGTGATGTTGGGGACGCGACGCCACAGCTCGTGTACGGGTGCATGGCGTGCGCCATCCCGGCCCGATCCCGCGGCTGGCAAGTGGAGGGAGGAGCGCGGAACCTGGCGAGATCCGGGGGGTTGTTGGGTCGCCTGTGGGTGCGTGTCAGTGCCCCGCCCAGCATCTGATGCGGTTTTTCCCGTGTCGAGATCCAGATCAGCACGGCGTCCCCAGGCTTGGACGGACGCAACCGGGCCGGTGCCGAGCGCGTGAGGGGGTGCGGCGATCGGCTGCGTGACCTGAGCTGAGCTGTTGGGGCTAGCAATGGGGATTGTGCACGTCGGGGAAGCAGATACGCAGTAGTCACGAAGAGGCGTGGATAGATCCAAGACCAAGTTGATGGGTTGGGACTTCGGGGCGAAAATACGGAATGATTCTGGTCGAGGACGATTCGGCGGGCACTGTGAAGATGCGTGCA
This window encodes:
- the LOC119294971 gene encoding STS14 protein-like → MAPQSRHHAAATACLLVLLALCAAPAYGGRALAVGKAQAAAAANATATADEFLAPHNKARAAVGVAALRWSADLTAAAAWTSSQQQKQKNCAFADMGASPYGANQGWASYRARPAEVVASWVAQGKYYTHANNTCAAGQQCGTYTQVVWRRTAEVGCAQASCASGATLTLCLYNPHGNVKGESPY